The genomic stretch GAGAAACCAAGCACTTGAGAGGTAAAGGATAACAGATGCTGCATGATGTTTATTTTGAGATAATCTTCTCAAGTGGTAGAATGTAGCAGTCACTTAGAACTTTTTATGTTTTCATGTTGAAGTTTCTTGTAAGAGTTTGAGGTGCTAACTGAAAAAAAGTACACTATAGAATTTTTTATGATGCCTTGGATTTGCAGATCTATTAGCGGTGTATTCACGTGCAAGTAAATAAAGACATCATATGAACCAATGAAATgggttctttcttttctttattttgaatttttaaaaaataaatttgttgAAACCATTGCTGCACCTAACAGTTTGCTGTCATTGCAACATTGAAAGCATGTAGCCCCATTTTAATACTCTTATTCCAGTGAGATAACTGTTAATTCAacattgtttttttcttctcgCGCTCCAGTTTTCATGAATTCTTGAAGCGAGAGAATGAAGTTGGCAACATAACTAGGCAAGAGGCTGTCAGTATGGTGCGTTACTGATTTTTATTTCAGAGATGCGCTACATTATGTATGATGCTTTACATATCTTGGGTCAATTTCAATGGTATGTGTTGTTGCAGGTCCCGCCATTGTTTCTGAATGTGCAACCTGATCATCATATTCTTGACAGTATGTTGTCTATCATCCTTATTTATTGATTCGCATATTGTGCAGTATAATTAACAGCTGGTGTCTTATGTTTGGCTAATGGCTATGTTTTCCAGTTTATAAGGTTTGCAGCCTAGATATTCGGCCAACTAGTTTGTCCATTTAAGTTACTGTTTTTCCCCCTATACATGAATAAACAggttaaaaaatagaaagaaaagagaagtaTGCTACAACTTGTGTTTGTAGACTAGCCAATTCTCTTATTTAAGCTGAGCCTTTTCTGTTAGCCTTTAGCTTGCTTACTTTTTGGGAGTTTGACATTAAATCAAGGGCAAACAGCTTCCACTTGGTGATAGTATTCAACTCTTATTTTGAGACCATCGACTTCTCTAACCGCAGtttcatggatttttttttatcttatgCAGTGTGTGCTGCTCCAGGATCTAAAACTTTCCAGTTACTTGAGATGATTCACCAGTCAACGAAACCTGGACTGCTTCCAAATGCCCTGGTGTGTTTCAATATCTATCACATGTGTAACTGATGTacttgtacttttttttttgcttctattGATTTTTAGAAAGGAAGATATTGATTATGCCATCAGTTTCTTACCGGATGCTTCCCCCATGTAATCAGGTGGTAGCTAATGATGTTGATGTGCAAAGATGCAATCTTCTTATTCATCAGACAAAGAGAATGTGCACAGCCAACCTGATTGTGACAAATCACGAAGCACAAAACTTTCCTGGTTGTAATCTTGCAAAGTTCTGTTCAGAAACGTGTATGGATGAGGCCAAGCTGCAGAGATTGGAGTTTGACCGCGTGCTTTGTGATGTTCCTTGTAGCGGTGATGGGACTGTCCGTAAGGCTCCTGATATGTGGAGGAAGTGGTGAATACTGACTCCTTATTCTGTTCTCTACTGTGTTTACTTAGTCTCTTATCTACTGGATTGATTCTTCAGGAATGCTGGTATGGGGAATGGACTTCATCGTCTGCAAGTAGAAATTGCAATGCGTGGTAAGGTTTAGGAGCGTTTCATGATTCATTGAACTCCCAAGCTGTTTCATTATGTTAGAATTTTCTTTTGTCAAATGCTTTTAACAGTCTGAAGTCACCTTTGCAGTGCTGATATGTTGATCTACTTGCACAAGTGAACTGTTGTTGTGTTCTTTGATTGTGAATTAGGTCCTTGTAGTAGTGGATCTCCATTAAATATTTCTTGAATTTGATTGCAGTTGTCAACTGGATAGCTTATTCCTTCGGAACCTGCAAATTTCTTGTATATTTATTTCATATACGTAGGGTATGTAATTTGGATCTTTTTCATAATTATATTTAGAAACTGACATTAAATTATACTTGTCTTTTTCCAACTATGATGGGTAAATGATATGTTATTTGTACTGTAAGGATTTGTTACTCATGATATTAGGTTTTTATATTTGattgtttgttgcttgttcagGTATGGGTTTGCTTAAAGTGGGCGGGAGGATGGTTTATTCAACATGCTCAATGAACCCTGTTGAAAATGAAGCTGTTGTTGCTGAGGTATTTTTTATGCTTGATTTAAACTTTATCCTTTATTGAATAATGTTTAATTTGGTCAAATCTCCTATTGTTTTTGTTACGGTTTACTATTATCTTGAAAAATAGTGTTCAGGGCATAGCAATTTTGTTCCTGAGCAATGCTTAGAGATTTGACCAACATGCtcctttatatatttatatattgcTTTTGTAATTTGCTCACGACGAATAGTTTATCTCATTCTCTCTTTTTGTACGTCGTTGTAACATCAACAATGCTCTGCATAATTCAATAGATTCTACGGAGATGTGGGGATTCTGTTGAACTTCTTGATGTTTCTAATGAGCTACCTGAATTAGCCCGTCGTCCTGGACTTAACACCTGGAAGGTTAGTATACATGTTACTAAAACCATTCGTATTTTCTTGTTCATATACTCTGTTTTGCCCATTGAGTGTCTAGTTTCATGATTAGTTGCGATTTCCTGTGAGCCTAGAGTTTGCTATCCTTTCTGGAAGCAGAAGCATTCAGAAAACCTTAGATAACGACACCGAACCTCTTTGAGAAAAATATGCTGCTTTTCTAATATTCTATTGGAAAGTAATTCTTTTTATTGTAACACTTCTGAAGAACTATTTAGTGTAGCAACGTGTGTTTCAGCTTGACTGTTTACATTTATCTAGTATTTGTTTGCATTCTGGACTTTCCGTTAGTGTCCACAATTCAGTCACAATTCTATCTTCTGAGGTCTCCATAAAATTTGATAATTCAAGGTAGTATTGCAGGTACGGGATAGAGGTTCTTGGTTTGGTGTTCATGAAGATATTCCTCGCTATAGGAAGAGTGTGGTATCACCAAGCATGTTTCCCTCTGGTAAAGGCAGCAAAGATGTTGAGGTCAACACAGATGTAATTGATGCAGACATGAAGGATTCAACTGACATGGTAGAGGGAGAACAAGAAACAAATACAGCAATCAATAAGagcaatgatgatgatgatcagaAAACTGAAGAGAAAGCCGAAGTTGATTGTGAGTCTGGTGAAGCTCCAACTAGATATAAAAAGTTAAATTCTACTTCCACCCGTACAGAACATTCGGATTACCCGCTGCATCGCTGCATGAGGATTGTTCCTCATGACCAGAACAGCGGGGCATTTTTCATTGCAGTGCTTCATAAACTCTCTCCTCTGAACGGTAATATTCTTCCACATCATTATGCATATTTTGTTGTTTATTGCATCAAATCTCATATACATGAGAGTTAGTCTTCCTAGTCTGAAGTATGGTATATTGCACCGTTTCAGAGAGCCATGTGGTAGATGGGGTAAAAAGCGAGCAGAATATCTCAAAAGACAAGACCGGGAAACTTGAGAAGGATTTAGGATCAGATAAGGTATCATCTGAAGAAAATATAGTGCACCAGCAAGTGGTTGATGATACAAATGTTCTCGATGGAGAACAAAACAGAGACATGGGTAGCAAAAGTTCCAAAGATAAGACCTCTGAGGATACTAAGGTGATTGGTAATGAGGCAGAAAAAGGTCAAGCAGGAACAAGAGATAGGAGGAGGCAGCAGAACCAAGGCAGGTGGAGAGGGGTTGACCCTGTGATATTTTTTAAAGATGAAGTGACAGTCAAAAGCATAGTATCTTTCTATGGTATCAAGGATTCGTTTCCACTTGATGGTCATCTTGTGACTAGGAATCCTGATACTAGTCATGTTAAGAGAATATactacgtgtcaaaatctgttCAAGATGTTTTGGAGCTCAACATAAAAGTTGGCGAGCGGCTTAAGATCACCTCACTTGGCCTAAAGATATTTGTAGGTGTCCAATTAATCTATGTTCTTTATCAACTTAATCTATTAGCAGAAGCTAACATATTCTGATCTTAACATGGTGATTCTATTCTATTATTGCACCATTTCAGGAAAGACAGTCATCCAAGGATGGTTCACCATGCACATTTAGGTTGTCATCGGAGGGATTGCCGCTCCTGCTTCCATACATCACAAAACAGATTCTATATGCATCAGCAATTGATTTCCAGCATCTTTTACAGTACAGGACAATTAAGTTTCCTGATTTTGTTGATGCAAAATTTGGTGAGGAAGCTTCAGCTTTACTTCCAGGTTGCTGTGTCGTAGTATTACGTGAAGGTAAGATCAATTCTTCTTGGTGGTTGAAAAGAGCTCAAAAACTTGATGCAAACTAAACATCTGAGGATGACTAAACATCTTCCTTGAAATTTCAGGGCATCAGGATATAGGATCCATAGCCACAGATCCCTCTGCCATCGCCATTGTTTGCTGGAAGGGAAAGACCAATTTGTGTGTCATGGTATCTCCACTGGACGGGAAGGAGTTGCTTGAGAGGATTTCATTACGTTTTGGGCTCAAAATCCCCAAATTGGATGAAGAGAAACCGAACCCGAAGATTACTGGATCAGATGAGCAGCCTGATGGTGCCACTGAGACGGATGATCAAGAATGTTTACCCGAAAGCAAAGCATCCGACATGGAAATTCCAGATGCTGGGGAGGCTGAGTAGCTTTTGTTTGGATGCAGCAGTATCCTCCTAGTTGTCTACTGTTGTTAGTCTTCTTTCTTGCATTTACACCCATTCTTCATGTACGGATTATACTGCTAAAGGAGAGGTGATCGCCACACAGGAACGACAACACATTGCACGAGATTCAAAAAACATGGTAATCGTGCCCCTCAGTGCGAATCGCTTGTAACTTGTTGATTTTCTTCTTTGAGCGGATGTATTGCACCGATTTTGAATTGTTACCCTGAACACAGAATCTAGCCAGTGAGATTTGAAACAGAATATTATGAGACATTTTGTGTGTAGGACTGTGGGTTAGCACTGAATGAGATCTGAGAAATGGAATTGAAAATTTCCATGCTGGCTACGCCGTTGTCTGCTTCTGGAGGTGTTGTTGAGCACCAATCACTGAACGACCAAGACCGTCGTGCCTTATCCAGCCGGTCTGAGCTTATTGGCGCCCATTATCTCCGTTGTCAACAGAGAAACACGCGCTTAGAAATCTCTTGTATGGTAAACAGGCAGGTTGCAGATGAATTGATCAAATGGTTGGACCTGTGATTCTAGTGCAGGTGGACCTAGTAGACTCCCAAGTCAGCCATCTAGTCTGACCAGAGCACACGGAGGTGGTTAGTTTGGTTCAGGGCTTTCCACCACAGACGCAGCTTGGTCGCCAATTGTGGCACCGACCCAGGCGAATCAGCACGGTTCCCCGCTCCCGGTAACGCAAGAAACCAGCGCCCATACGCTCAGGTCGTCGCGGGTTGAAGGGAGCGACGGAGAAGAAATTGACGGCATGGAGCAAGCGACGCAGACCGGGAAGGAAGATGTCCTCCGTGGACGACCGTAATGACCGCCGTCTCTCGTCTGACTCTTGTTTTAGCATTTGGAAATCGGGAAATGGTAAGATGGAttatctttaattttttttaccaccATACTAATCACATGCTCGGTGGATCATTTAAGCAAATTGGATAGGATTATGGTTAGATCCTATACAATTCGTACGGTCGACCCTTTGGTTCGTCTGCAACTTGACATGAACTTGCGGATCATGGGGCCCTGACCTGCAGTTTCGGGGAAGTTCGCGAGATGCAGCAAACACAGAAGGTCACGCAGAGTTAGGCCTCAGTAGGTTTTCGCGTTGATGTTGCAGGTTACACGTCGGCCTGCTGGACTGTGCGCTGCGGAAAATTCGCCGTCCTGACGTCGAACAGACAGGCTTCATAAGCTTGTTTGGTACGCACCTCACTGTTCTGGTTGGCAGCAACAACAGTTAGTTTCAACAAGCCGTTCAACGAATGTGATTGCTATTACTTTCTAGCACTTCTGTTTTGTTTGCTCTGCTCAGGAAACATAGACGTTCGGTACCATCAAGTTTATCATATGAATGCCACCATAATACTCGCATACTAGACAGACCTTAAGACAAAGTGTCGTTTCCGGGAAAAAAACATTAAAGTCGTCGATCGACGATCGACGTGACCAATATAATTTGCAAAATTTGCGTGCATGTCGCGTGCGGTGACACTCAGGGTTGATTACTGATTATTTAGTGGTGCTACTAGATCTTTAGTTTGAAAATGTTGAGCAGAGAtgacctctttttttttttaatgatgCTGAGATTGTTTAGCATTCTGATCGGATAGGACAGTGACGAACTCATGTTTGAAACTGTTGCCGGAGACGCTAGATAGAGCACTTCGAAATGATGAAGCCTTCCAACACATAAGTGTGTTGTGAAAGAGGGAAACGAACTAGTAGTTCGGCCGAAATGTGAACGTGATGTGCCAATGTCAAGACGATGTAGGTAATATAAGAATCGAATTTGACCACGCGACCTCATTTGTTGTTAATCCAGATAGGTAAATCTCTATGGTTAACCATTACTATACACGCTATGTCGTCTATGAAAGCCGTAAAAACTGGTCCGGTCCTCTAAACTGTATGGCCACTGCACACGTAGAATCACGTTAACCGTCTATTAAATGACAAAGATTACTACTAGTATTGAACCAAGATGAGTGCATTTGTTTGAAACTGAGTCCTGTAAGATTGTCCTATATATGGAATTATGGACTATACTTGAAGTCAATGGCCGTATAGACATAGTTTCTTCCAACTCGCACTTAAGTATGAAACTTTGCATCAGCGAACAAAGTAGCATTTGCATGTATACATGCA from Setaria italica strain Yugu1 chromosome II, Setaria_italica_v2.0, whole genome shotgun sequence encodes the following:
- the LOC101758722 gene encoding tRNA (cytosine(34)-C(5))-methyltransferase isoform X2, which codes for MGGGRKRGRTQRRHFKQGRENVWKHNPQRPPAAEGGEGREGNPSWQPFATENPAFEEYYKEQQIIPEEEWDDFMSMLRKPLPSTFRINASCQFFQDICSQLENDFRKSLETEVSDEHEEDAIRPLPWYPGNLAWHLNFSRMQLRRNQALESFHEFLKRENEVGNITRQEAVSMVPPLFLNVQPDHHILDMCAAPGSKTFQLLEMIHQSTKPGLLPNALVVANDVDVQRCNLLIHQTKRMCTANLIVTNHEAQNFPGCNLAKFCSETCMDEAKLQRLEFDRVLCDVPCSGDGTVRKAPDMWRKWNAGMGNGLHRLQVEIAMRGMGLLKVGGRMVYSTCSMNPVENEAVVAEILRRCGDSVELLDVSNELPELARRPGLNTWKVRDRGSWFGVHEDIPRYRKSVVSPSMFPSGKGSKDVEVNTDVIDADMKDSTDMVEGEQETNTAINKSNDDDDQKTEEKAEVDCESGEAPTRYKKLNSTSTRTEHSDYPLHRCMRIVPHDQNSGAFFIAVLHKLSPLNESHVVDGVKSEQNISKDKTGKLEKDLGSDKVSSEENIVHQQVVDDTNVLDGEQNRDMGSKSSKDKTSEDTKVIGNEAEKGQAGTRDRRRQQNQGRWRGVDPVIFFKDEVTVKSIVSFYGIKDSFPLDGHLVTRNPDTSHVKRIYYVSKSVQDVLELNIKVGERLKITSLGLKIFERQSSKDGSPCTFRLSSEGLPLLLPYITKQILYASAIDFQHLLQYRTIKFPDFVDAKFGEEASALLPGCCVVVLREGHQDIGSIATDPSAIAIVCWKGKTNLCVMVSPLDGKELLERISLRFGLKIPKLDEEKPNPKITGSDEQPDGATETDDQECLPESKASDMEIPDAGEAE
- the LOC101758722 gene encoding tRNA (cytosine(34)-C(5))-methyltransferase isoform X1; the protein is MGGGRKRGRTQRRHFKQGRENVWKHNPQRPPAAEGGEGREGNPSWQPFATENPAFEEYYKEQQIIPEEEWDDFMSMLRKPLPSTFRINASCQFFQDICSQLENDFRKSLETEVSDEHEEDAIRPLPWYPGNLAWHLNFSRMQLRRNQALESFHEFLKRENEVGNITRQEAVSMVPPLFLNVQPDHHILDMCAAPGSKTFQLLEMIHQSTKPGLLPNALVVANDVDVQRCNLLIHQTKRMCTANLIVTNHEAQNFPGCNLAKFCSETCMDEAKLQRLEFDRVLCDVPCSGDGTVRKAPDMWRKWNAGMGNGLHRLQVEIAMRGMGLLKVGGRMVYSTCSMNPVENEAVVAEILRRCGDSVELLDVSNELPELARRPGLNTWKVVLQVRDRGSWFGVHEDIPRYRKSVVSPSMFPSGKGSKDVEVNTDVIDADMKDSTDMVEGEQETNTAINKSNDDDDQKTEEKAEVDCESGEAPTRYKKLNSTSTRTEHSDYPLHRCMRIVPHDQNSGAFFIAVLHKLSPLNESHVVDGVKSEQNISKDKTGKLEKDLGSDKVSSEENIVHQQVVDDTNVLDGEQNRDMGSKSSKDKTSEDTKVIGNEAEKGQAGTRDRRRQQNQGRWRGVDPVIFFKDEVTVKSIVSFYGIKDSFPLDGHLVTRNPDTSHVKRIYYVSKSVQDVLELNIKVGERLKITSLGLKIFERQSSKDGSPCTFRLSSEGLPLLLPYITKQILYASAIDFQHLLQYRTIKFPDFVDAKFGEEASALLPGCCVVVLREGHQDIGSIATDPSAIAIVCWKGKTNLCVMVSPLDGKELLERISLRFGLKIPKLDEEKPNPKITGSDEQPDGATETDDQECLPESKASDMEIPDAGEAE